One Deltaproteobacteria bacterium genomic window, CTCATGCCTCAAGGTGGGCGCCACGAGGCATGAAAAAGGGTTTCTCCTAACTTTGAACATTGAACGTCGAACCTTGAAAGCCATTTTCGACCCAAGAACCGGACCATGATTTTCCTGGATACCTCTGCCTTTTTGGCCATTGAAAATAAACGGGATACCCATCATCTTCAAGCCGTTACCTTTCGGGATTCCTGTCTAAAAGCAGGTACCCCCTTTATCACTACAGATTATGTTCTGGACGAAAGCTATACAGTGATCCGTTTTCGGGCCGGATATCATATTGCCATTCAATTTGGTGAAGACCTCCGAAAAAGTCAATTCCTTCGAATTGAACATATAACCCCTGAAATTATTGAGAAGGCCTGGCAACTCTTTAAAAATTTCTCCGATCATGATTTCAGTTTCACCGATTGTACCAGTTTTATCATTATGGAGCGCCTTCAAATTCCAACGGCTTTTTCTTTCGATAATCATTTTAAAGAATACGGTCGTTTTACTGTCGGACCGTAATCGTTTGCACTCATCCTGCAAGAAAGGTTTTTCAATGGGTTTTTTGGTAGCTATCGTCGGTGCCCCTAATGTCGGCAAGTCCACCCTCTTCAATCGTCTGATTCGAAAAAAAAAGGCCATAGTGGACGATCAGCCCGGGGTCACAAGGGACCGGAATTACCAGGAGGTGACCTGGGAAGGGAAAAGGATCACCCTGATTGATACCGGCGGCTTTGAATGGGACAAGAAAGGGGGCATGGACACAGGACTGCGAGAGCAGGTTGAAATGGCCCTGGAGGAAGCCGACCTGATCGTCTTTGTGGGAGACGGACAAAAAAGTCTGACCCCGGCCGATGAGCAGGTCATCCATCGCTTGCGCAAGACTTCCAAACCGGTCATCTATACGGTTAATAAAATAGATAATCCCAAGTTGGCCGCCGGCCTGGCCGAATATCATCGCCTCGGCATGGATACCCCCCTGCCTCTTTCGGCCCTCCATGGCAGTGGGGTCCAGGACCTGAAAGACGCCATCATCGCCCATCTGCCCCCGATGGAGGAAGCAGCCGGAGAAGAAAAACGGATCCGTTTGGCTGTCATCGGGCGTCCGAATGTCGGCAAGTCCTCCTGGGTCAATGCTATTTTGGGCTTTGACCGGGTTTTAGTGAGTTCCGAGCCGGGGACAACGCGAGATGCCATCGATACCCCCTTTGACTATAAAGGGCAGGGATATCTCCTGGTCGATACGGCCGGGATCCGCCGGAAGGCCCGGATTGACCAGCGGCTGGAAAAATTCTCCGTCCTCGGGGCCATCAAGGGGATCGATCAATCGGATCTAGCCGTCATCCTGCTGGATGCCTCACAAGGCGTAACCGATCAGGATGCCCGGGTGGCGGGTCTCGCTTTTGAAAAAGGCAAAGGCTGTATCATCGGGGTCAACAAGTGGGACCTGATTGAAAAAAATCTCAAAAATAAAAAACTATTTTTAGAAGAGATCCGTTACCACCTTAAATATCTCTCCTTCGCTCCGATCCTGCCCCTTTCGGCCCAAACCGGATTTGGCAGAGAAAAACTCTTAAATACCGTCCATCAGGTTTACCGCCAATATATCCGCCGGGTGGATACCGGCCCCCTGAACCAGGCCCTGAAAAAAATCCTTTCCGAGCACTCTCTGCCTTTAAAAGGCGGGCAGCGCGTTAAAATTTACTTTGGGACCCAGGCGGAAACCAAACCGCCCACCTTTGTCTTTTTTGCCAATTATCCGGAAAATATCCATTTTTCCTACCAGCGGTATATGACCAATAAGCTTCGGGAATATTTTAAATTCGATCTCTGCCCGATCCGGATCATCTTCAAGAAAAGGGAAAAGAAGT contains:
- a CDS encoding PIN domain-containing protein — encoded protein: MIFLDTSAFLAIENKRDTHHLQAVTFRDSCLKAGTPFITTDYVLDESYTVIRFRAGYHIAIQFGEDLRKSQFLRIEHITPEIIEKAWQLFKNFSDHDFSFTDCTSFIIMERLQIPTAFSFDNHFKEYGRFTVGP
- the der gene encoding ribosome biogenesis GTPase Der, with translation MGFLVAIVGAPNVGKSTLFNRLIRKKKAIVDDQPGVTRDRNYQEVTWEGKRITLIDTGGFEWDKKGGMDTGLREQVEMALEEADLIVFVGDGQKSLTPADEQVIHRLRKTSKPVIYTVNKIDNPKLAAGLAEYHRLGMDTPLPLSALHGSGVQDLKDAIIAHLPPMEEAAGEEKRIRLAVIGRPNVGKSSWVNAILGFDRVLVSSEPGTTRDAIDTPFDYKGQGYLLVDTAGIRRKARIDQRLEKFSVLGAIKGIDQSDLAVILLDASQGVTDQDARVAGLAFEKGKGCIIGVNKWDLIEKNLKNKKLFLEEIRYHLKYLSFAPILPLSAQTGFGREKLLNTVHQVYRQYIRRVDTGPLNQALKKILSEHSLPLKGGQRVKIYFGTQAETKPPTFVFFANYPENIHFSYQRYMTNKLREYFKFDLCPIRIIFKKREKKS